From the genome of Ectobacillus sp. JY-23, one region includes:
- a CDS encoding ubiquinol-cytochrome c reductase iron-sulfur subunit, with protein MSEKEHRVSRRQFLNYTLTGVGGFMAAGMLMPMTRFALDPVLQKEESSDMVAVGLVKDITAEPKRVDFKVKQVDGWYKSDEPKSAWVYKNESGDIVALSPVCKHLGCVVNWNSDKSHPNQFYCPCHGGRYEKSGKNIAGTPPLAPLDVYESKVADGKLYLGKAKPAGGAK; from the coding sequence ATGAGCGAGAAAGAACATAGGGTATCACGCCGCCAGTTTTTGAACTACACGCTTACCGGTGTAGGGGGATTTATGGCAGCGGGCATGCTGATGCCAATGACACGCTTTGCGCTTGATCCGGTGCTGCAAAAGGAAGAAAGTTCGGATATGGTAGCAGTTGGATTAGTAAAGGATATTACAGCTGAACCAAAGCGTGTTGACTTTAAAGTCAAGCAGGTTGATGGTTGGTACAAATCTGATGAACCAAAGTCTGCGTGGGTGTACAAAAATGAAAGCGGCGACATCGTAGCACTATCACCAGTATGTAAGCATTTAGGTTGCGTTGTTAACTGGAACAGCGACAAGTCACACCCAAATCAATTCTATTGTCCGTGTCATGGCGGACGATATGAAAAGAGTGGTAAAAACATTGCAGGTACACCACCTCTAGCGCCACTTGATGTGTATGAATCTAAAGTGGCAGACGGTAAATTGTACTTAGGAAAAGCGAAGCCGGCAGGAGGTGCCAAGTAG
- a CDS encoding ReoY family proteolytic degradation factor, which yields MNTPVSVNEKKDFVKWFLSNYQLKQRECVWILNYLMSHDQLMRKVHFVEHAKYCPRGLVMSTSCVKEAPFHFYKQNIMTTDAEKSFHDIRLNRDEDIYIQLNFTSSFQNANYVAVLEENPYLPKNMETNERDRLLAERFLEESIQTFRRSRLLKLIDNALDTQDATAFAELTAQLKKL from the coding sequence ATGAATACCCCTGTTTCTGTGAATGAAAAAAAGGATTTTGTTAAATGGTTTTTAAGCAATTACCAACTTAAGCAAAGGGAATGTGTATGGATCTTGAACTATTTAATGAGTCATGATCAATTGATGAGAAAGGTACATTTCGTAGAGCACGCTAAGTATTGTCCGCGCGGTCTTGTGATGTCAACCAGCTGTGTAAAAGAAGCGCCGTTTCACTTCTATAAGCAAAACATTATGACAACAGATGCAGAAAAATCATTTCACGATATTCGTTTGAATCGAGATGAAGACATTTATATCCAGCTCAATTTCACGTCATCTTTTCAAAATGCTAACTACGTAGCGGTTCTCGAAGAAAATCCATATCTTCCAAAAAATATGGAAACGAATGAGAGAGATCGATTGCTGGCAGAGCGCTTTCTTGAAGAAAGTATACAAACATTTAGACGTAGCCGCTTGCTTAAACTAATTGACAATGCTCTAGATACGCAGGATGCCACAGCTTTTGCAGAGCTTACTGCACAGTTGAAGAAATTGTAA
- a CDS encoding DUF2487 family protein, whose protein sequence is MKWRTKDIEVYETAKEYIDTALVPLIPFALEGALQEVVRQGEFVDCLSAEMEREYKGRIVLLPPFTYLTSEKEDEQERLKRWESRIKESGIKHIVYITSDYEWKACPVQETVIWLPAIPLYQLEEHTRRDVLQANVRDIHKILTEKWEKTE, encoded by the coding sequence ATGAAGTGGCGTACAAAAGACATTGAAGTATATGAAACAGCGAAAGAATATATTGATACGGCGCTGGTGCCGCTTATACCCTTTGCTCTTGAGGGAGCCTTGCAAGAAGTTGTTAGGCAAGGTGAATTTGTAGACTGTTTAAGTGCTGAAATGGAAAGAGAATATAAAGGGCGCATTGTATTACTTCCTCCGTTCACTTATTTAACGAGTGAAAAAGAAGACGAGCAAGAGCGTTTAAAACGGTGGGAGAGCCGCATCAAAGAAAGTGGTATCAAACATATTGTTTATATTACAAGTGATTATGAATGGAAAGCTTGTCCTGTACAAGAAACTGTGATTTGGTTACCTGCGATTCCTTTGTATCAATTGGAAGAGCATACACGTCGTGATGTATTGCAAGCTAATGTGCGTGATATCCACAAAATTTTGACAGAAAAGTGGGAAAAGACAGAATAA
- a CDS encoding lipopolysaccharide assembly protein LapB has translation MIQDAMKQMESGNTEEAFRLLENIAKKGTDEEKYEAARYYHAMGFLEQALVIAEELHILYPGESEIALFLADVYIDFDREDEAIEVLNEIGEEDEVYVQALLLLADLYQTQGLDEVAETKLLAAKHHLPDEPIVDFGLGEFYSSRGDFVKAVPYYMHILSERKIGDVNISLRLAEALSSLGNWEEAILHYEEGLKDQKDIHTLFGYAFTLYQAMYYERALPVFLELKELDPQYTALYVYAARCYEEQGMLQESYDLLREGVKTDEFSVDFHVRLADAAARLGNIQEAEGALLEALALDPAHMEAVSKYIYILQEQDKHEEIVEAVKIAVENGEDDPQLTWDRARAEKELELYSDALKHYRDAYTSFKDNLSFLEEYGLFLLEEGERAEAREVFEKILQLDSTQTHIEELLYNL, from the coding sequence ATGATACAAGATGCAATGAAACAGATGGAAAGTGGAAACACAGAGGAGGCGTTTCGCCTTTTAGAAAATATAGCGAAAAAAGGAACGGATGAAGAAAAATATGAAGCAGCTCGCTATTATCATGCAATGGGGTTTTTAGAACAAGCATTAGTGATTGCTGAAGAATTGCATATATTATATCCTGGCGAAAGCGAAATAGCGCTATTTTTAGCTGATGTGTACATTGATTTTGATCGAGAAGATGAAGCGATTGAAGTATTAAATGAAATTGGAGAAGAAGATGAGGTATATGTACAAGCGTTGCTACTTTTAGCAGACTTGTACCAAACGCAAGGTTTGGATGAAGTGGCGGAAACAAAACTGCTCGCAGCTAAGCATCACTTGCCAGATGAACCGATTGTTGATTTTGGGTTAGGTGAATTTTATAGTAGTCGCGGTGATTTTGTAAAAGCTGTCCCTTATTACATGCATATTCTATCGGAAAGAAAAATTGGAGACGTGAATATTTCTCTGCGTTTGGCTGAAGCACTTAGTTCTTTGGGAAATTGGGAAGAAGCCATTTTACATTATGAAGAGGGCTTAAAAGACCAGAAGGACATTCATACATTGTTTGGATATGCATTTACCTTATACCAAGCGATGTATTACGAACGAGCATTGCCTGTGTTTTTGGAATTAAAAGAGCTCGATCCGCAGTATACGGCACTGTATGTATACGCAGCACGCTGCTATGAAGAGCAGGGGATGCTGCAAGAAAGCTATGATTTACTTCGTGAAGGTGTAAAAACAGATGAGTTTTCTGTGGATTTTCATGTGCGCTTGGCAGATGCCGCAGCAAGACTTGGAAACATACAAGAAGCAGAAGGGGCACTACTTGAAGCATTGGCGCTTGACCCAGCACATATGGAAGCGGTGTCGAAGTACATTTACATTTTGCAAGAGCAAGATAAGCACGAGGAAATTGTTGAAGCAGTTAAAATTGCAGTTGAAAATGGTGAAGATGACCCGCAACTTACGTGGGATCGTGCGCGTGCAGAAAAAGAGCTGGAGCTTTATTCAGATGCATTAAAACATTATCGCGATGCATATACTTCTTTTAAGGATAATCTTTCCTTCTTGGAGGAATATGGATTGTTTTTATTGGAAGAAGGGGAGAGAGCAGAAGCGAGAGAGGTTTTTGAGAAGATCCTGCAGTTGGACTCAACTCAAACGCATATTGAAGAGCTGTTATATAATTTGTAA
- the aroA gene encoding 3-phosphoshikimate 1-carboxyvinyltransferase, translated as MKLQQRSLVGELRIPGDKSISHRAVMFGSIAEGKTTVSGFLPGEDCLSTISCFRKLGVRIEQQGEEVTIYGKGLEGLQEPAEVLDVGNSGTTIRLMMGILANVPFHCTLIGDASIGNRPMKRVTDPLRSMGVKIDGRADGQYTPLSIRGGSTKAIAYHSPVASAQVKSAVLLAGLRADGVTSVTEPEKSRDHTERMLAAFGCEVKSEGVTATISGGTLRATHVQVPGDISSAAFFLVAGAIVPNSKLTLKQVGLNPTRTGILEVLKQMGANIIISNINEEAFEPYGDITIETSALHGVEIGGELIPRLIDEIPVLALAATQAEGITVIKDAAELKVKETNRIDTVVKELTKMGARIEATDDGMIIYGKSSLCGASVDSHGDHRIGMMLAVASCIASGETILEQAEAVAVSYPNFFEQLNELSEESPR; from the coding sequence ATGAAATTGCAGCAAAGAAGCTTAGTAGGAGAACTCCGTATCCCTGGAGATAAATCTATTTCTCATCGTGCCGTGATGTTCGGCTCTATTGCGGAAGGTAAAACAACTGTGTCAGGATTTTTGCCTGGTGAAGATTGTTTAAGTACCATTTCTTGCTTTCGCAAGCTTGGTGTAAGAATTGAACAACAAGGGGAAGAAGTAACCATCTATGGGAAAGGCTTGGAGGGGCTTCAGGAGCCAGCAGAAGTACTTGACGTGGGGAATTCTGGTACAACGATTCGACTTATGATGGGGATTTTGGCTAACGTACCGTTTCACTGTACTTTGATTGGAGATGCTTCTATAGGGAACAGACCGATGAAGAGAGTCACTGATCCTTTACGCTCCATGGGTGTAAAGATTGATGGTAGAGCAGATGGTCAATATACACCGCTTAGCATCCGAGGAGGTAGTACGAAAGCCATTGCTTATCATTCTCCTGTAGCAAGTGCGCAAGTAAAATCTGCTGTGCTACTTGCAGGTCTGCGAGCTGATGGGGTTACTTCAGTTACAGAACCAGAAAAATCAAGAGATCACACAGAGCGAATGCTTGCTGCATTTGGGTGTGAAGTGAAAAGTGAAGGCGTAACAGCGACAATAAGCGGTGGTACGTTACGAGCTACACATGTACAAGTTCCTGGCGATATTTCGTCGGCTGCGTTTTTTCTAGTAGCAGGAGCTATTGTGCCAAATAGTAAGCTCACATTGAAACAAGTTGGTTTAAATCCAACAAGAACAGGTATACTTGAGGTTCTGAAACAAATGGGAGCGAATATTATCATTTCCAATATAAATGAAGAAGCCTTTGAACCATATGGAGACATCACAATTGAAACGTCGGCGCTCCATGGTGTAGAAATTGGTGGAGAACTCATTCCGCGTCTAATTGATGAAATACCTGTTCTGGCGCTCGCGGCAACGCAAGCAGAAGGTATTACGGTTATTAAAGATGCTGCTGAACTTAAGGTGAAAGAAACAAATCGTATTGATACAGTTGTAAAGGAACTAACCAAAATGGGGGCACGAATTGAAGCTACGGATGATGGTATGATTATTTATGGAAAATCATCACTGTGCGGTGCGTCTGTAGATAGTCACGGTGACCATCGTATCGGAATGATGCTTGCAGTTGCTTCCTGTATTGCAAGTGGAGAAACGATTCTTGAGCAGGCAGAAGCCGTTGCGGTGTCCTATCCAAACTTTTTTGAACAATTGAACGAACTAAGTGAAGAATCTCCTCGATAA
- the qcrB gene encoding menaquinol-cytochrome c reductase cytochrome b subunit has product MLNKIYDWVDERLDITPLWRDIADHEVPEHVNPAHHFSAFVYCFGGLTFFVTVIQILSGMFLTMYYVPDIKNAWESVYYLQNEVAYGQIVRGMHHWGASLVIVMMFLHTLRVFFQGAYKKPRELNWIVGVLIFGVMMGLGFTGYLLPWDMKALFATKVGLQIAEQTPLIGPYVKTLLAGHSEIVGAQTLTRFFAIHVFFLPGALLGLMGAHFVIIRKQGISGPL; this is encoded by the coding sequence ATGTTGAACAAAATCTATGACTGGGTCGATGAACGCCTTGATATTACGCCGCTTTGGCGTGACATTGCGGATCATGAGGTACCAGAGCACGTAAATCCTGCACATCATTTTTCTGCATTCGTTTACTGCTTTGGCGGACTTACATTCTTCGTCACGGTTATTCAAATTCTTTCAGGTATGTTTTTGACAATGTATTATGTACCTGATATTAAAAATGCTTGGGAATCTGTTTATTATCTTCAAAATGAAGTTGCTTACGGTCAAATTGTTCGTGGTATGCATCACTGGGGGGCAAGTCTTGTAATTGTTATGATGTTTTTACATACATTGCGTGTATTTTTCCAAGGTGCATATAAAAAGCCTCGTGAATTAAACTGGATTGTTGGGGTTTTAATCTTTGGGGTTATGATGGGATTAGGCTTTACTGGCTACTTGCTTCCATGGGATATGAAGGCTTTGTTTGCAACAAAAGTAGGCTTGCAAATTGCAGAGCAAACACCTTTAATTGGCCCATATGTGAAAACGCTTTTAGCAGGTCACTCTGAAATTGTTGGTGCGCAAACATTGACACGCTTTTTTGCAATTCATGTATTCTTTTTACCAGGCGCCTTGCTTGGTTTGATGGGAGCTCACTTTGTTATTATTCGTAAGCAAGGTATTTCAGGACCATTATAA
- a CDS encoding menaquinol-cytochrome c reductase cytochrome b/c subunit → MHRGKGMKFVGDSRVPAVRKPNIPKDYSEYPGKTEAFWPNFLLKEWMVGSVFLIGYLCLTVAHPSPLERMADPTDTGYIPLPDWYFLFLYQLLKYTYAAGPYTVIGAFIMPGIAGGALLLAPFIDKGPERRPFKRPVATGFMLLAIASITFLTWESVAHHDWDAAKKQGAIVKTVQVDKEADGYKIAQANTCLTCHGENLQGGPAAPTLQNMSHTPEEIAKIAKEGKGAMPKGVFKGTDEELKKLSEYIAQYNKK, encoded by the coding sequence ATGCATCGGGGCAAAGGGATGAAGTTTGTTGGTGATTCACGCGTACCGGCAGTTCGAAAACCGAATATTCCAAAGGATTACTCGGAATATCCGGGCAAAACAGAAGCGTTTTGGCCAAACTTCTTATTAAAGGAATGGATGGTTGGTTCAGTATTTTTAATTGGATATTTATGTTTAACGGTTGCGCATCCTTCACCGTTAGAGCGAATGGCAGATCCGACGGATACCGGATACATACCATTACCTGACTGGTATTTCTTATTCTTGTATCAGCTATTAAAATACACATATGCGGCAGGACCGTACACAGTAATCGGTGCTTTCATTATGCCTGGTATTGCAGGGGGCGCATTGCTTCTCGCACCATTTATTGATAAGGGGCCAGAGCGTCGACCATTTAAAAGACCTGTTGCGACTGGGTTTATGCTGCTTGCCATTGCGTCAATCACGTTTTTAACATGGGAATCAGTTGCGCATCATGATTGGGATGCAGCTAAGAAGCAAGGTGCCATCGTAAAGACTGTACAAGTGGACAAAGAAGCAGATGGTTATAAGATTGCCCAAGCAAACACATGTTTGACATGTCATGGTGAAAACCTGCAAGGTGGACCTGCAGCACCAACGCTACAAAATATGAGTCATACGCCTGAGGAAATCGCTAAGATTGCTAAAGAAGGTAAAGGTGCAATGCCAAAGGGTGTATTCAAAGGTACTGATGAGGA